A single genomic interval of Notolabrus celidotus isolate fNotCel1 chromosome 13, fNotCel1.pri, whole genome shotgun sequence harbors:
- the mia3 gene encoding transport and Golgi organization protein 1 homolog isoform X1 produces the protein MAAKYFYRQGFLLLLFNFISTAALERRFSDLKRCADEECSMLLVRGKALRDFSGPDCRFLTVKKSETIYVYYKLSGRMPDLWAGSVGSSFGYFPKELLEVKHIYTDKEIEVRAEETDFVCFDTGFDKFDNYDTDLLLGSSPEENDRKNEETSEQTEKEAAHHVNSEDSHKESDDQSASSHELDMTTESPTEHPDIPDTREGDTQEVTESVSISEGAQIPEVETIFGTTFDAVVSDGEITKKVTPYEEEESEDMETPLEDDIDVEEETPLLSYSEETINTPADSTVKVSEGVQIPEVETTFGTTFDAVVTEAEITNRVTPYEEEESEDMETPLKDDIDVKEETPLLSYSEETTNTPADGATKISEGVLIPRLKTTLGTTFDAVVSDEEITTKVTPYEEDESEDIQNPPEEDIGVKEITPRLSFSEETEDFLGSYSDKISEGVHIPKLKTKFGTTFDAVVSDGEITKRTTPNEEEENEKVDHPSTDKTDEEEGTPLLSFSETNPDDKPETEEKGMWSTFGDAVFSVVTGGERTAQDYDSEEDDEDDEDEDAASETPKSFEEVRESVDKPLESLKDHFVDDVSQDSPNTNVEPTDDDDDEEGEVVEPEEAWEETLEPTDEQIQHQKEDETSKDLEPEDGSHAIPEAQKLNVEREDEPFEPIEEGEDKVNVNQEFASTETEKHSSSQEKQSKNSEVEADGKMVAGSLSNQTYKRVMTDSESNDIQPELSVEKPVIQEETFKEDLEEEKDSETVEEKELLEDENALSFSQSSTDPDKPSTGEADPNVSTPEPEYSEDILRLTLLRNHLPEEKMEKVLKLLGLKNLFKVEAMFSDLDIEMKATRLSHQGTMQDIESSLEGILEASENTILDEIEKMLDSRASKHNDESMHTSSSDEETEILDDFQELAFSLRQKYSTASDSTPLAVEKVPDEVKDEHTNHDTPHVNGEDSTSSTSGSESDDNLTVTEQVKKPAETKEGQVVWDERHGGPDVNMQEDSGHFNRNKDNQPSFSASEDMQRVPQDTLENPLDMGLGVEVEHSSSGSSGSLDSVDPVSNVNEEEVGVISTGIVYMGCILSMMETKFTEWTKVMISLLPEEWKPGETLYGCPWQAVVITALIGVVTFTLFFWRTVLAVKKRHFLVDEKKLSEQIKALKKEREDALTKMSQLQKQTEQLKENQKQSKKEVSFTARKMQDLESKVLEAETRNEETAEERNKYAKLLQDERVNSQQNETRIEKLEKLNEKLQLSRKKIQDALSKTSVLLDEAKIREDARNVHQKSQGKDFSALKEENKTLKANIKVWEEKHKELNEQIKVYQKSQKELEDSVVLKDHNVEVLSDLLADLDACDSQKGDTKVLANGEVAPDKKTAIKNRIKQMMDVSRVQTTLTVVEEERDRFMTKLLNEEKSRKSLEDQHRELEHAIAALKSEKSHVENQFTILQQKNEIMVEMYQQKENALQQRLTKEELERRSKESMLTEVGGKAVEAEEQVKVLRQRINEMEDQMKKTEEVYKEQIKEQENKTHSNWVNARNAERALNQEKLEASKLREKLAVLTSQLNERRAPLFRPNSGQPAGPRQGDSYGPSPVSGGAPSPPIMIEGPRRPPSAPVGRRIDPYGPRPPSDPHGRYAENKHISGMDMMGPRSSSPANMDVSTQAVDPQIIEETKAETSTDSPEPGPGSFLASPIRDSPGPMVQGPPPGPGLHDQILPPGPHGRLPPPGPYRHQRPGSYHLPPGPHGPLPPNVPPLHGPPLPANGHPGMPLPGPMGGEFGPRPTNGHAFLPRLGPGHDPRGPPPPHFRPPHHFGPVPPHGMRGPMGPRPPFPPDMRFPGPRDPNGPPMNLPPGVHPHPSHPGDAYGQAPPDALQSSAVAHSGPGQGPHVKQEVPQDSGRPAMVKP, from the exons TGCTACTGGTTCGGGGGAAAGCTTTGAGGGACTTCTCTGGACCAGACTGTCGGTTCCTGACAGTTAAGAAGTCGGAGACTATCTATGTATACTATAAATTATCAGGAAGAATGCCTGACTTGTGGGCAGGAAGT GTTGGAAGTAGCTTTGGCTATTTCCCAAAAGAGCTTCTTGAAGTGAAACACATTTATACTGACAAAGAAATTGAAGTTCGAGCAGAG gaAACAGATTTCGTCTGTTTTGACACTGGATTTGATAAGTTTGACAATTATGACACAGATTTACTCTTAGGATCTTCACCAGAGGAAAATGATAGGAAAAATGAGGAAACATCAGAACAAACGGAAAAAGAAGCTGCCCATCATGTTAACTCTGAGGACTCCCACAAAGAATCAGACGATCAAAGTGCCTCTTCACATGAACTCGACATGACAACTGAATCACCCACAGAACATCCTGATATACCAGATACTAGAGAAGGAGATACCCAAGAAGTTACAGAATCGGTCTCAATTTCTGAAGGAGCGCAGATCCCTGAGGTAGAAACCATCTTTGGAACAACTTTTGatgctgtcgtctctgatggagaAATCACCAAGAAGGTTACCCCatatgaagaggaggaaagtgaAGATATGGAAACTCCTCTGGAAGATGACATTGATGTTGAAGAAGAAACTCCTCTGCTGTCTTACTCTGAAGAGACAATAAACACTCCCGCAGATAGTACAGTGAAAGTATCTGAAGGAGTGCAGATCCCTGAGGTAGAAACCACCTTTGGAACAACTTTTGATGCTGTAGTCACTGAGGCAGAAATCACCAATAGGGTTACCCCatatgaagaggaggaaagtgaAGATATGGAAACTCCTCTGAAAGATGACATTGATGTTAAAGAAGAAACTCCTCTGCTGTCTTACTCTGAAGAGACAACAAACACTCCAGCTGATGGTGCAACCAAAATATCTGAAGGAGTGCTGATCCCTAGGCTGAAAACTACCCTTGGAACAACTTTTGATGCCGTTGTCTCTGATGAGGAAATCACCACCAAAGTAACCCCTTATGAAGAGGATGAAAGTGAAGATATTCAAAATCCTCCTGAAGAGGACATTGGTGTTAAAGAAATAACTCCTAGGCTGTCTTTCTCTGAAGAAACAGAGGACTTCTTAGGATCTTATTCAGACAAAATTTCAGAAGGGGTGCACATTCctaagttaaaaacaaagtttGGTACAACATTTGACGCTGTTGTCTCTGATGGGGAAATAACTAAGAGAACAACCCcaaatgaagaggaagaaaatgaaaaggTAGATCATCCTTCTACAGACAagacagatgaagaagaaggaaCTCCACTTTTGTCATTCTCTGAGACGAACCCTGATGATAaaccagagacagaggagaagggAATGTGGTCAACATTTGGAGATGCTGTTTTCTCCGTTGTCACCGGAGGAGAGAGAACAGCACAAGATTATGATTCAGAGGAAgacgatgaagatgatgaagatgaagatgctgCTTCAGAAACTCCAAAGAGTTTTGAAGAAGTAAGGGAGAGTGTTGACAAACCATTAGAATCCTTGAAAGACCATTTTGTAGATGATGTTTCTCAAGATTCCCCAAACACCAATGTTGAACcaacagatgatgatgatgacgaagaAGGAGAAGTGGTTGAGCCTGAGGAAGCTTGGGAGGAAACTTTAGAACCAACAGATGAGCAGATACAACATCAAAAAGAAGATGAGACGTCCAAGGATCTGGAACCTGAAGATGGCAGTCATGCTATTCCTGAGGCTCAGAAATTGAACGTTGAAAGAGAGGATGAACCCTTCGAGCCCatagaggagggggaggacaaAGTTAATGTCAATCAAGAATTTGCCAGTACTGAAACTGAAAAGCACTCATCCAGTCAAGAAAAGCAATCAAAGAATTCAGAAGTGGAAGCTGATGGAAAGATGGTGGCTGGCAGCCTATCTAATCAGACATATAAACGAGTGATGACAGATTCAGAGAGTAATGATATCCAACCAGAATTATCAGTGGAGAAACCAGTGATTCAAGAGGAAACTTTCAAAGAAGatttggaagaagaaaaagactcAGAGACAGTGGAGGAGAAAGAGCTACTTGAGGATGAAAATGCACTTTCTTTCTCACAATCAAGCACAGATCCTGACAAACCTTCAACAGGAGAAGCCGATCCCAATGTATCAACTCCGGAGCCAGAGTACAGCGAAGACATATTGAGATTAACTCTTCTCCGTAACCACCTCCCAGAGGAGAAAATGGAGAAGGTCCTGAAGCTTCTGGGTCTCAAGAATCTCTTCAAAGTGGAGGCTATGTTCTCCGACTTGGACATAGAAATGAAGGCTACTCGTCTTTCGCACCAGGGTACTATGCAAGACATCGAGAGCTCACTAGAGGGCATCCTGGAAGCCTCTGAAAACACAATCCTGGATGAGATTGAGAAAATGCTGGATAGCCGGGCCTCAAAACACAACGATGAGAGTATGCACACAAGTAGTTCAGATGAAGAGACTGAAATACTGGATGACTTCCAGGAGCTTGCATTCAGCTTACGACAGAAGTATTCAACAGCGAGTGATAGCACACCTTTGGCAGTAGAAAAAGTGCCAGATGAGGTCAAAG ATGAACATACAAATCATGACACGCCCCACGTCAATGGAGAAGACAGTACGAGCAGCACTTCAGGGTCTGAGAGTGATGACAACCTCACAGTAACAGAGCAAGTGAAAAAGCCAGCGGAGACTAAAGAAGGCCAGGTAGTTTGGGATGAGAGGCATGGTGGACCGGACGTCAACATGCAAGAAGACAGCGGACACTTTAACCGAAATAAGGACAATCAGCCGAGCTTCAGTGCATCCGAAGACATGCAGAGAGTCCCTCAAGACACCCTGGAAAATCCTCTGGACATGGGCCTTGGTGTTGAGGTTGAGCATTCGTCCTCTGGCTCCTCAG GATCTTTAGACTCCGTGGACCCAGTTTCTAACGTTAATGAAGAAGAAGTGGGAGTTATCTCAACTGGAATTGTTTACATGGGTTGCATCCTTTCCATGATGGAGACAAAATTCACAGAGTGGACAAAAGTG ATGATTTCACTACTACCAGAAGAGTGGAAGCCGGGGGAAACCCTGTATGGGTGTCCTTGGCAGGCTGTGGTCATCACTGCTTTGATCGGAGTGGTAACCTTCACCCTCTTCTTCTGGAGGACCGTGTTGGCT GTAAAGAAGAGACACTTCCTTG TGGATGAGAAAAAGCTCTCAGAGCAAATTAAAGCGCtcaaaaaagagagggaggatgcCCTCACCAAAATGTCTCAACTCCAGAAACAG actgaacagctaaaagaaaatcaaaaacaatcaaagaaaGAAGTTAGTTTTACAGCGAGAAAAATGCAAGATCTGGAG AGTAAGGTTTTGGAGGCCGAAACACGGAATGAAGAaacagctgaggaaaggaacAAATACGCCAAACTCCTCCAGGATGAGCGGGTCAATTctcaacaaaatgaaacaagg ATCGAGAAATTAGAGAAGCTGAACgaaaaactgcagctcagcAGGAAAAAGATTCAGGATGCTCTCTCTAAG ACCAGCGTGCTCCTGGACGAGGCCAAGATCCGCGAAGACGCCCGAAACGTTCATCAGAAATCTCAAGGGAAAGATTTTTCTGcactaaaagaagaaaataaaaca CTTAAGGCAAACATAAAGGTCTGGGAGGAGAAACACAAGGAGCTGAACGAGCAGATTAAAGTTTATCAGAAGTCCCAGAAAGAGCTGGAGGACTCGGTGGTGCTGAAAGATCACAATGTGGAG GTGCTGTCTGATCTTCTGGCAGACCTGGATGCTTGTGATTCACAGAAAGGCGACACCAAAGTTTTAGCCAACGGAGAAGTTGCACCTG ACAAGAAGACAGCCATAAAAAACAGGATCAAACAGATGATGGACGTTTCTCGG GTCCAGACGACTCTGACTGTAGTCGAAGAAGAGCGTGATCGCTTCATGACTAAACTACTGAATGAAGAGAAAAGTAGGAAGTCACTGGAAG ATCAACACAGGGAGCTGGAGCACGCAATCGCAGCCCTAAAGAGTGAGAAGAGCCATGTGGAAAACCAGTTCACGATCCTCCAgcagaaaaatgaaatcatgGTGGAAATGTATCAGCAGAAGGAAAACGCTCTGCAGCA GAGATTAAcgaaggaggagctggagcgTCGCAGCAAAGAGAGCATGCTGACTGAGGTGGGAGGGAAAGCCGTGGAGGCCGAGGAGCAGGTTAAAGTCTTACGACAGCGCATTAATGAAATGGAGGATCAGatgaagaagacagaggaagtcTATAAAGAACAG ataaaaGAACAAGAGAACAAAACTCACTCTAACTGG GTGAATGCTCGTAATGCGGAGCGGGCGCTGAATCAAGAGAAACTTGAAGCATCAAAGCTCAGAGAAAA ACTCGCTGTGCTGACCTCACAGCTGAACGAGCGCCGCGCTCCACTCTTCAGACCAAACTCCGGACAACCCGCAGGCCCTCGCCAAG GTGATTCATATGGGCCCTCTCCTGTGAGTGGGGGTGCACCCTCTCCTCCGATAATGATAGAGGGCCCCAGGCGCCCTCCCTCTGCCCCAGTGGGGCGAAGAATTGACCCGTATG gTCCCCGACCTCCATCAGACCCACACGGTCGTTAcgctgaaaacaaacacatttctggGATGG ACATGATGGGCCCTCGCAGCTCCTCGCCTGCCAACATGGATGTATCT acacaAGCAGTAGATCCTCAGATAATAGAAGAGACTAAAGCCGAGACATCCACAGACAGTCCTGAGCCT GGCCCTGGATCCTTCCTAGCATCTCCAATCAGGGACTCGCCAGGCCCCATGGTCCAAGGACCTCCACCCGGCCCTGGACTACATGACCAGATCCTCCCTCCTGGACCCCATGGCCGCTTGCCTCCTCCTGGTCCTTACAGACATCAACGACCAGGCTCCTACCACCTCCCACCAGGACCTCATGGTCCTCTTCCTCCAAATGTACCTCCTCTTCATGGGCCACCACTACCAGCCAACGGGCACCCAGGCATGCCTTTGCCTGGGCCAATGGGAGGAGAGTTTGGACCTCGGCCTACCAATGGACATGCGTTTCTTCCCAGGCTAGGCCCTGGACATGATCCTCGGGGTCCCCCTCCACCACACTTCCGTCCTCCTCATCACTTTGGACCGGTGCCTCCTCACG GTATGCGGGGCCCCATGGGACCACGTCCACCCTTCCCTCCAGACATGCGTTTCCCAGGCCCACGTGACCCCAACGGCCCACCAATGAACCTGCCTCCAGGTGTCCATCCCCACCCGTCACATCCCGGAGATGCTTATGGTCAGGCTCCACCCGATGCCCTCCAGAGCTCAGCAGTTGCTCACAGCGGCCCTGGACAGGGCCCACATGTGAAACAGGAGGTCCCTCAGGACTCAGGGAGGCCAGCAATGGTCAAGCCTTAA
- the mia3 gene encoding transport and Golgi organization protein 1 homolog isoform X2, translating to MAAKYFYRQGFLLLLFNFISTAALERRFSDLKRCADEECSMLLVRGKALRDFSGPDCRFLTVKKSETIYVYYKLSGRMPDLWAGSVGSSFGYFPKELLEVKHIYTDKEIEVRAEETDFVCFDTGFDKFDNYDTDLLLGSSPEENDRKNEETSEQTEKEAAHHVNSEDSHKESDDQSASSHELDMTTESPTEHPDIPDTREGDTQEVTESVSISEGAQIPEVETIFGTTFDAVVSDGEITKKVTPYEEEESEDMETPLEDDIDVEEETPLLSYSEETINTPADSTVKVSEGVQIPEVETTFGTTFDAVVTEAEITNRVTPYEEEESEDMETPLKDDIDVKEETPLLSYSEETTNTPADGATKISEGVLIPRLKTTLGTTFDAVVSDEEITTKVTPYEEDESEDIQNPPEEDIGVKEITPRLSFSEETEDFLGSYSDKISEGVHIPKLKTKFGTTFDAVVSDGEITKRTTPNEEEENEKVDHPSTDKTDEEEGTPLLSFSETNPDDKPETEEKGMWSTFGDAVFSVVTGGERTAQDYDSEEDDEDDEDEDAASETPKSFEEVRESVDKPLESLKDHFVDDVSQDSPNTNVEPTDDDDDEEGEVVEPEEAWEETLEPTDEQIQHQKEDETSKDLEPEDGSHAIPEAQKLNVEREDEPFEPIEEGEDKVNVNQEFASTETEKHSSSQEKQSKNSEVEADGKMVAGSLSNQTYKRVMTDSESNDIQPELSVEKPVIQEETFKEDLEEEKDSETVEEKELLEDENALSFSQSSTDPDKPSTGEADPNVSTPEPEYSEDILRLTLLRNHLPEEKMEKVLKLLGLKNLFKVEAMFSDLDIEMKATRLSHQGTMQDIESSLEGILEASENTILDEIEKMLDSRASKHNDESMHTSSSDEETEILDDFQELAFSLRQKYSTASDSTPLAVEKVPDEVKDEHTNHDTPHVNGEDSTSSTSGSESDDNLTVTEQVKKPAETKEGQVVWDERHGGPDVNMQEDSGHFNRNKDNQPSFSASEDMQRVPQDTLENPLDMGLGVEVEHSSSGSSGSLDSVDPVSNVNEEEVGVISTGIVYMGCILSMMETKFTEWTKVMISLLPEEWKPGETLYGCPWQAVVITALIGVVTFTLFFWRTVLAVKKRHFLVDEKKLSEQIKALKKEREDALTKMSQLQKQTEQLKENQKQSKKEVSFTARKMQDLESKVLEAETRNEETAEERNKYAKLLQDERVNSQQNETRIEKLEKLNEKLQLSRKKIQDALSKTSVLLDEAKIREDARNVHQKSQGKDFSALKEENKTLKANIKVWEEKHKELNEQIKVYQKSQKELEDSVVLKDHNVEVLSDLLADLDACDSQKGDTKVLANGEVAPDKKTAIKNRIKQMMDVSRVQTTLTVVEEERDRFMTKLLNEEKSRKSLEDQHRELEHAIAALKSEKSHVENQFTILQQKNEIMVEMYQQKENALQQRLTKEELERRSKESMLTEVGGKAVEAEEQVKVLRQRINEMEDQMKKTEEVYKEQIKEQENKTHSNWVNARNAERALNQEKLEASKLREKLAVLTSQLNERRAPLFRPNSGQPAGPRQGDSYGPSPVSGGAPSPPIMIEGPRRPPSAPVGRRIDPYGPRPPSDPHGRYAENKHISGMDMMGPRSSSPANMDVSGPGSFLASPIRDSPGPMVQGPPPGPGLHDQILPPGPHGRLPPPGPYRHQRPGSYHLPPGPHGPLPPNVPPLHGPPLPANGHPGMPLPGPMGGEFGPRPTNGHAFLPRLGPGHDPRGPPPPHFRPPHHFGPVPPHGMRGPMGPRPPFPPDMRFPGPRDPNGPPMNLPPGVHPHPSHPGDAYGQAPPDALQSSAVAHSGPGQGPHVKQEVPQDSGRPAMVKP from the exons TGCTACTGGTTCGGGGGAAAGCTTTGAGGGACTTCTCTGGACCAGACTGTCGGTTCCTGACAGTTAAGAAGTCGGAGACTATCTATGTATACTATAAATTATCAGGAAGAATGCCTGACTTGTGGGCAGGAAGT GTTGGAAGTAGCTTTGGCTATTTCCCAAAAGAGCTTCTTGAAGTGAAACACATTTATACTGACAAAGAAATTGAAGTTCGAGCAGAG gaAACAGATTTCGTCTGTTTTGACACTGGATTTGATAAGTTTGACAATTATGACACAGATTTACTCTTAGGATCTTCACCAGAGGAAAATGATAGGAAAAATGAGGAAACATCAGAACAAACGGAAAAAGAAGCTGCCCATCATGTTAACTCTGAGGACTCCCACAAAGAATCAGACGATCAAAGTGCCTCTTCACATGAACTCGACATGACAACTGAATCACCCACAGAACATCCTGATATACCAGATACTAGAGAAGGAGATACCCAAGAAGTTACAGAATCGGTCTCAATTTCTGAAGGAGCGCAGATCCCTGAGGTAGAAACCATCTTTGGAACAACTTTTGatgctgtcgtctctgatggagaAATCACCAAGAAGGTTACCCCatatgaagaggaggaaagtgaAGATATGGAAACTCCTCTGGAAGATGACATTGATGTTGAAGAAGAAACTCCTCTGCTGTCTTACTCTGAAGAGACAATAAACACTCCCGCAGATAGTACAGTGAAAGTATCTGAAGGAGTGCAGATCCCTGAGGTAGAAACCACCTTTGGAACAACTTTTGATGCTGTAGTCACTGAGGCAGAAATCACCAATAGGGTTACCCCatatgaagaggaggaaagtgaAGATATGGAAACTCCTCTGAAAGATGACATTGATGTTAAAGAAGAAACTCCTCTGCTGTCTTACTCTGAAGAGACAACAAACACTCCAGCTGATGGTGCAACCAAAATATCTGAAGGAGTGCTGATCCCTAGGCTGAAAACTACCCTTGGAACAACTTTTGATGCCGTTGTCTCTGATGAGGAAATCACCACCAAAGTAACCCCTTATGAAGAGGATGAAAGTGAAGATATTCAAAATCCTCCTGAAGAGGACATTGGTGTTAAAGAAATAACTCCTAGGCTGTCTTTCTCTGAAGAAACAGAGGACTTCTTAGGATCTTATTCAGACAAAATTTCAGAAGGGGTGCACATTCctaagttaaaaacaaagtttGGTACAACATTTGACGCTGTTGTCTCTGATGGGGAAATAACTAAGAGAACAACCCcaaatgaagaggaagaaaatgaaaaggTAGATCATCCTTCTACAGACAagacagatgaagaagaaggaaCTCCACTTTTGTCATTCTCTGAGACGAACCCTGATGATAaaccagagacagaggagaagggAATGTGGTCAACATTTGGAGATGCTGTTTTCTCCGTTGTCACCGGAGGAGAGAGAACAGCACAAGATTATGATTCAGAGGAAgacgatgaagatgatgaagatgaagatgctgCTTCAGAAACTCCAAAGAGTTTTGAAGAAGTAAGGGAGAGTGTTGACAAACCATTAGAATCCTTGAAAGACCATTTTGTAGATGATGTTTCTCAAGATTCCCCAAACACCAATGTTGAACcaacagatgatgatgatgacgaagaAGGAGAAGTGGTTGAGCCTGAGGAAGCTTGGGAGGAAACTTTAGAACCAACAGATGAGCAGATACAACATCAAAAAGAAGATGAGACGTCCAAGGATCTGGAACCTGAAGATGGCAGTCATGCTATTCCTGAGGCTCAGAAATTGAACGTTGAAAGAGAGGATGAACCCTTCGAGCCCatagaggagggggaggacaaAGTTAATGTCAATCAAGAATTTGCCAGTACTGAAACTGAAAAGCACTCATCCAGTCAAGAAAAGCAATCAAAGAATTCAGAAGTGGAAGCTGATGGAAAGATGGTGGCTGGCAGCCTATCTAATCAGACATATAAACGAGTGATGACAGATTCAGAGAGTAATGATATCCAACCAGAATTATCAGTGGAGAAACCAGTGATTCAAGAGGAAACTTTCAAAGAAGatttggaagaagaaaaagactcAGAGACAGTGGAGGAGAAAGAGCTACTTGAGGATGAAAATGCACTTTCTTTCTCACAATCAAGCACAGATCCTGACAAACCTTCAACAGGAGAAGCCGATCCCAATGTATCAACTCCGGAGCCAGAGTACAGCGAAGACATATTGAGATTAACTCTTCTCCGTAACCACCTCCCAGAGGAGAAAATGGAGAAGGTCCTGAAGCTTCTGGGTCTCAAGAATCTCTTCAAAGTGGAGGCTATGTTCTCCGACTTGGACATAGAAATGAAGGCTACTCGTCTTTCGCACCAGGGTACTATGCAAGACATCGAGAGCTCACTAGAGGGCATCCTGGAAGCCTCTGAAAACACAATCCTGGATGAGATTGAGAAAATGCTGGATAGCCGGGCCTCAAAACACAACGATGAGAGTATGCACACAAGTAGTTCAGATGAAGAGACTGAAATACTGGATGACTTCCAGGAGCTTGCATTCAGCTTACGACAGAAGTATTCAACAGCGAGTGATAGCACACCTTTGGCAGTAGAAAAAGTGCCAGATGAGGTCAAAG ATGAACATACAAATCATGACACGCCCCACGTCAATGGAGAAGACAGTACGAGCAGCACTTCAGGGTCTGAGAGTGATGACAACCTCACAGTAACAGAGCAAGTGAAAAAGCCAGCGGAGACTAAAGAAGGCCAGGTAGTTTGGGATGAGAGGCATGGTGGACCGGACGTCAACATGCAAGAAGACAGCGGACACTTTAACCGAAATAAGGACAATCAGCCGAGCTTCAGTGCATCCGAAGACATGCAGAGAGTCCCTCAAGACACCCTGGAAAATCCTCTGGACATGGGCCTTGGTGTTGAGGTTGAGCATTCGTCCTCTGGCTCCTCAG GATCTTTAGACTCCGTGGACCCAGTTTCTAACGTTAATGAAGAAGAAGTGGGAGTTATCTCAACTGGAATTGTTTACATGGGTTGCATCCTTTCCATGATGGAGACAAAATTCACAGAGTGGACAAAAGTG ATGATTTCACTACTACCAGAAGAGTGGAAGCCGGGGGAAACCCTGTATGGGTGTCCTTGGCAGGCTGTGGTCATCACTGCTTTGATCGGAGTGGTAACCTTCACCCTCTTCTTCTGGAGGACCGTGTTGGCT GTAAAGAAGAGACACTTCCTTG TGGATGAGAAAAAGCTCTCAGAGCAAATTAAAGCGCtcaaaaaagagagggaggatgcCCTCACCAAAATGTCTCAACTCCAGAAACAG actgaacagctaaaagaaaatcaaaaacaatcaaagaaaGAAGTTAGTTTTACAGCGAGAAAAATGCAAGATCTGGAG AGTAAGGTTTTGGAGGCCGAAACACGGAATGAAGAaacagctgaggaaaggaacAAATACGCCAAACTCCTCCAGGATGAGCGGGTCAATTctcaacaaaatgaaacaagg ATCGAGAAATTAGAGAAGCTGAACgaaaaactgcagctcagcAGGAAAAAGATTCAGGATGCTCTCTCTAAG ACCAGCGTGCTCCTGGACGAGGCCAAGATCCGCGAAGACGCCCGAAACGTTCATCAGAAATCTCAAGGGAAAGATTTTTCTGcactaaaagaagaaaataaaaca CTTAAGGCAAACATAAAGGTCTGGGAGGAGAAACACAAGGAGCTGAACGAGCAGATTAAAGTTTATCAGAAGTCCCAGAAAGAGCTGGAGGACTCGGTGGTGCTGAAAGATCACAATGTGGAG GTGCTGTCTGATCTTCTGGCAGACCTGGATGCTTGTGATTCACAGAAAGGCGACACCAAAGTTTTAGCCAACGGAGAAGTTGCACCTG ACAAGAAGACAGCCATAAAAAACAGGATCAAACAGATGATGGACGTTTCTCGG GTCCAGACGACTCTGACTGTAGTCGAAGAAGAGCGTGATCGCTTCATGACTAAACTACTGAATGAAGAGAAAAGTAGGAAGTCACTGGAAG ATCAACACAGGGAGCTGGAGCACGCAATCGCAGCCCTAAAGAGTGAGAAGAGCCATGTGGAAAACCAGTTCACGATCCTCCAgcagaaaaatgaaatcatgGTGGAAATGTATCAGCAGAAGGAAAACGCTCTGCAGCA GAGATTAAcgaaggaggagctggagcgTCGCAGCAAAGAGAGCATGCTGACTGAGGTGGGAGGGAAAGCCGTGGAGGCCGAGGAGCAGGTTAAAGTCTTACGACAGCGCATTAATGAAATGGAGGATCAGatgaagaagacagaggaagtcTATAAAGAACAG ataaaaGAACAAGAGAACAAAACTCACTCTAACTGG GTGAATGCTCGTAATGCGGAGCGGGCGCTGAATCAAGAGAAACTTGAAGCATCAAAGCTCAGAGAAAA ACTCGCTGTGCTGACCTCACAGCTGAACGAGCGCCGCGCTCCACTCTTCAGACCAAACTCCGGACAACCCGCAGGCCCTCGCCAAG GTGATTCATATGGGCCCTCTCCTGTGAGTGGGGGTGCACCCTCTCCTCCGATAATGATAGAGGGCCCCAGGCGCCCTCCCTCTGCCCCAGTGGGGCGAAGAATTGACCCGTATG gTCCCCGACCTCCATCAGACCCACACGGTCGTTAcgctgaaaacaaacacatttctggGATGG ACATGATGGGCCCTCGCAGCTCCTCGCCTGCCAACATGGATGTATCT GGCCCTGGATCCTTCCTAGCATCTCCAATCAGGGACTCGCCAGGCCCCATGGTCCAAGGACCTCCACCCGGCCCTGGACTACATGACCAGATCCTCCCTCCTGGACCCCATGGCCGCTTGCCTCCTCCTGGTCCTTACAGACATCAACGACCAGGCTCCTACCACCTCCCACCAGGACCTCATGGTCCTCTTCCTCCAAATGTACCTCCTCTTCATGGGCCACCACTACCAGCCAACGGGCACCCAGGCATGCCTTTGCCTGGGCCAATGGGAGGAGAGTTTGGACCTCGGCCTACCAATGGACATGCGTTTCTTCCCAGGCTAGGCCCTGGACATGATCCTCGGGGTCCCCCTCCACCACACTTCCGTCCTCCTCATCACTTTGGACCGGTGCCTCCTCACG GTATGCGGGGCCCCATGGGACCACGTCCACCCTTCCCTCCAGACATGCGTTTCCCAGGCCCACGTGACCCCAACGGCCCACCAATGAACCTGCCTCCAGGTGTCCATCCCCACCCGTCACATCCCGGAGATGCTTATGGTCAGGCTCCACCCGATGCCCTCCAGAGCTCAGCAGTTGCTCACAGCGGCCCTGGACAGGGCCCACATGTGAAACAGGAGGTCCCTCAGGACTCAGGGAGGCCAGCAATGGTCAAGCCTTAA